One genomic window of Micropterus dolomieu isolate WLL.071019.BEF.003 ecotype Adirondacks linkage group LG06, ASM2129224v1, whole genome shotgun sequence includes the following:
- the LOC123972027 gene encoding uncharacterized protein LOC123972027 isoform X4: MSGRAVRTTPAGQVRLRFSKHIRTPAGQVRLRFSKHIRTPAGQVRLRFSKHIRTPAGQVRLRFSKHIRTPAGQVRLRFSKHIRTPAGQVRLRFSKHIRTPAGQVRLRFSKHIRTPAGQVRLRFSKHIRTPAGQVRLRFSKHIRTPAGQVRLRFSKHIRTPAGQVRLRFSKHIRTPAGQVRLSLSKHIRTPAGQVRLRFSKHIRTPAGQVRLSLSKHIRTPAGQVRLRFSKHIRTPAGQVRLRFSKHIRTPAGQVRLRFSKHIRTPAGQVRLRFSKHIRTPAGQVRLRFSKHIRTPAGQVRLRFSKHIRTPSSIYTVIFSLSP; encoded by the exons ATGTCAGGAAGAGCCGTCCGCACCACACctgcaggacaggtgagacTCAGGTTCAGTAAGCACATCAGGACACctgcaggacaggtgagacTCAGGTTCAGTAAACACATCAGGACACctgcaggacaggtgagacTCAGGTTCAGTAAACACATCAGGACACctgcaggacaggtgagacTCAGGTTCAGTAAACACATCAGGACACctgcaggacaggtgagacTCAGGTTCAGTAAACACATCAGGACACctgcaggacaggtgagacTCAGGTTCAGTAAACACATCAGGACACctgcaggacaggtgagacTCAGGTTCAGTAAACACATCAGGACACctgcaggacaggtgagacTCAGGTTCAGTAAACACATCAGGACACctgcaggacaggtgagacTCAGGTTCAGTAAACACATCAGGACACctgcaggacaggtgagacTCAGGTTCAGTAAACACATCAGGACACctgcaggacaggtgagacTCAGGTTCAGTAAACACATCAGGACACctgcaggacaggtgagacTCAGTTTAAGTAAACACATCAGGACACctgcaggacag gtgagacTCAGGTTCAGTAAACACATCAGGACACctgcaggacaggtgagacTCAGTTTAAGTAAACACATCAGGACACctgcaggacaggtgagacTCAGGTTCAGTAAACACATCAGGACACctgcaggacaggtgagacTCAGGTTCAGTAAACACATCAGGACACctgcaggacaggtgagacTCAGGTTCAGTAAACACATCAGGACACctgcaggacaggtgagacTCAGGTTCAGTAAACACATTAGGACACctgcaggacaggtgagacTCAGGTTCAGTAAACACATCAGGACACctgcaggacaggtgagacTCAGGTTCAGTAAACAC ATCAGGACACCTTCCAGTATTTACACAGTGATTTTCTCCCTCAGTCCTTGA
- the LOC123972027 gene encoding uncharacterized protein LOC123972027 isoform X3, protein MSGRAVRTTPAGQVRLRFSKHIRTPAGQVRLRFSKHIRTPAGQVRLRFSKHIRTPAGQVRLRFSKHIRTPAGQVRLRFSKHIRTPAGQVRLRFSKHIRTPAGQVRLRFSKHIRTPAGQVRLRFSKHIRTPAGQVRLRFSKHIRTPAGQVRLRFSKHIRTPAGQVRLRFSKHIRTPAGQVRLSLSKHIRTPAGQVRLRFSKHIRTPAGQVRLSLSKHIRTPAGQVRLRFSKHIRTPAGQVRLRFSKHIRTPAGQVRLRFSKHIRTPAGQVRLRFSKHIRTPAGQVRLRFSKHIRTPAGQVRLRFSKHIRTPAGQVRLRFSKHIRTPSSIYTVIFSLSP, encoded by the exons ATGTCAGGAAGAGCCGTCCGCACCACACctgcaggacaggtgagacTCAGGTTCAGTAAGCACATCAGGACACctgcaggacaggtgagacTCAGGTTCAGTAAACACATCAGGACACctgcaggacaggtgagacTCAGGTTCAGTAAACACATCAGGACACctgcaggacaggtgagacTCAGGTTCAGTAAACACATCAGGACACctgcaggacaggtgagacTCAGGTTCAGTAAACACATCAGGACACctgcaggacaggtgagacTCAGGTTCAGTAAACACATCAGGACACctgcaggacaggtgagacTCAGGTTCAGTAAACACATCAGGACACctgcaggacaggtgagacTCAGGTTCAGTAAACACATCAGGACACctgcaggacaggtgagacTCAGGTTCAGTAAACACATCAGGACACctgcaggacaggtgagacTCAGGTTCAGTAAACACATCAGGACACctgcaggacaggtgagacTCAGGTTCAGTAAACACATCAGGACACctgcaggacaggtgagacTCAGTTTAAGTAAACACATCAGGACACctgcaggacag gtgagacTCAGGTTCAGTAAACACATCAGGACACctgcaggacaggtgagacTCAGTTTAAGTAAACACATCAGGACACctgcaggacaggtgagacTCAGGTTCAGTAAACACATCAGGACACctgcaggacaggtgagacTCAGGTTCAGTAAACACATCAGGACACctgcaggacaggtgagacTCAGGTTCAGTAAACACATCAGGACACctgcaggacaggtgagacTCAGGTTCAGTAAACACATTAGGACACctgcaggacaggtgagacTCAGGTTCAGTAAACACATCAGGACACctgcaggacaggtgagacTCAGGTTCAGTAAACACATCAGGACACctgcaggacaggtgagacTCAGGTTCAGTAAACAC ATCAGGACACCTTCCAGTATTTACACAGTGATTTTCTCCCTCAGTCCTTGA
- the LOC123972027 gene encoding uncharacterized protein LOC123972027 isoform X2 — MSGRAVRTTPAGQVRLRFSKHIRTPAGQVRLRFSKHIRTPAGQVRLRFSKHIRTPAGQVRLRFSKHIRTPAGQVRLRFSKHIRTPAGQVRLRFSKHIRTPAGQVRLRFSKHIRTPAGQVRLRFSKHIRTPAGQVRLRFSKHIRTPAGQVRLRFSKHIRTPAGQVRLRFSKHIRTPAGQVRLSLSKHIRTPAGQVRLRFSKHIRTPAGQVRLRFSKHIRTPAGQVRLRFSKHIRTPAGQVRLRFSKHIRTPAGQVRLRFSKHIRTPAGQVRLRFSKHIRTPAGQVRLRFSKHIRTPAGQVRLRFSKHIRTPAGQVRLSLSKHIRTPSSIYTVIFSLSP, encoded by the exons ATGTCAGGAAGAGCCGTCCGCACCACACctgcaggacaggtgagacTCAGGTTCAGTAAGCACATCAGGACACctgcaggacaggtgagacTCAGGTTCAGTAAACACATCAGGACACctgcaggacaggtgagacTCAGGTTCAGTAAACACATCAGGACACctgcaggacaggtgagacTCAGGTTCAGTAAACACATCAGGACACctgcaggacaggtgagacTCAGGTTCAGTAAACACATCAGGACACctgcaggacaggtgagacTCAGGTTCAGTAAACACATCAGGACACctgcaggacaggtgagacTCAGGTTCAGTAAACACATCAGGACACctgcaggacaggtgagacTCAGGTTCAGTAAACACATCAGGACACctgcaggacaggtgagacTCAGGTTCAGTAAACACATCAGGACACctgcaggacaggtgagacTCAGGTTCAGTAAACACATCAGGACACctgcaggacaggtgagacTCAGGTTCAGTAAACACATCAGGACACctgcaggacaggtgagacTCAGTTTAAGTAAACACATCAGGACACctgcaggacaggtgagacTCAGGTTC AGTAAACACATCAGGACACctgcaggacaggtgagacTCAGGTTCAGTAAACACATCAGGACACctgcaggacaggtgagacTCAGGTTCAGTAAACACATCAGGACACctgcaggacaggtgagacTCAGGTTCAGTAAACACATCAGGACACctgcaggacaggtgagacTCAGGTTCAGTAAACACATTAGGACACctgcaggacaggtgagacTCAGGTTCAGTAAACACATCAGGACACctgcaggacaggtgagacTCAGGTTCAGTAAACACATCAGGACACctgcaggacaggtgagacTCAGGTTCAGTAAACACATCAGGACACctgcaggacaggtgagacTCAGTTTAAGTAAACACATCAGGACACCTTCCAGTATTTACACAGTGATTTTCTCCCTCAGTCCTTGA
- the LOC123972027 gene encoding uncharacterized protein LOC123972027 isoform X1, whose amino-acid sequence MSGRAVRTTPAGQVRLRFSKHIRTPAGQVRLRFSKHIRTPAGQVRLRFSKHIRTPAGQVRLRFSKHIRTPAGQVRLRFSKHIRTPAGQVRLRFSKHIRTPAGQVRLRFSKHIRTPAGQVRLRFSKHIRTPAGQVRLRFSKHIRTPAGQVRLRFSKHIRTPAGQVRLRFSKHIRTPAGQVRLSLSKHIRTPAGQVRLRFSKHIRTPAGQVRLSLSKHIRTPAGQVRLRFSKHIRTPAGQVRLRFSKHIRTPAGQVRLRFSKHIRTPAGQVRLRFSKHIRTPAGQVRLRFSKHIRTPAGQVRLRFSKHIRTPAGQVRLRFSKHIRTPAGQVRLSLSKHIRTPSSIYTVIFSLSP is encoded by the exons ATGTCAGGAAGAGCCGTCCGCACCACACctgcaggacaggtgagacTCAGGTTCAGTAAGCACATCAGGACACctgcaggacaggtgagacTCAGGTTCAGTAAACACATCAGGACACctgcaggacaggtgagacTCAGGTTCAGTAAACACATCAGGACACctgcaggacaggtgagacTCAGGTTCAGTAAACACATCAGGACACctgcaggacaggtgagacTCAGGTTCAGTAAACACATCAGGACACctgcaggacaggtgagacTCAGGTTCAGTAAACACATCAGGACACctgcaggacaggtgagacTCAGGTTCAGTAAACACATCAGGACACctgcaggacaggtgagacTCAGGTTCAGTAAACACATCAGGACACctgcaggacaggtgagacTCAGGTTCAGTAAACACATCAGGACACctgcaggacaggtgagacTCAGGTTCAGTAAACACATCAGGACACctgcaggacaggtgagacTCAGGTTCAGTAAACACATCAGGACACctgcaggacaggtgagacTCAGTTTAAGTAAACACATCAGGACACctgcaggacag gtgagacTCAGGTTCAGTAAACACATCAGGACACctgcaggacaggtgagacTCAGTTTAAGTAAACACATCAGGACACctgcaggacaggtgagacTCAGGTTCAGTAAACACATCAGGACACctgcaggacaggtgagacTCAGGTTCAGTAAACACATCAGGACACctgcaggacaggtgagacTCAGGTTCAGTAAACACATCAGGACACctgcaggacaggtgagacTCAGGTTCAGTAAACACATTAGGACACctgcaggacaggtgagacTCAGGTTCAGTAAACACATCAGGACACctgcaggacaggtgagacTCAGGTTCAGTAAACACATCAGGACACctgcaggacaggtgagacTCAGGTTCAGTAAACACATCAGGACACctgcaggacaggtgagacTCAGTTTAAGTAAACACATCAGGACACCTTCCAGTATTTACACAGTGATTTTCTCCCTCAGTCCTTGA
- the LOC123972027 gene encoding uncharacterized protein LOC123972027 isoform X5, with product MSGRAVRTTPAGQVRLRFSKHIRTPAGQVRLRFSKHIRTPAGQVRLRFSKHIRTPAGQVRLRFSKHIRTPAGQVRLRFSKHIRTPAGQVRLRFSKHIRTPAGQVRLRFSKHIRTPAGQVRLRFSKHIRTPAGQVRLRFSKHIRTPAGQVRLRFSKHIRTPAGQVRLRFSKHIRTPAGQVRLSLSKHIRTPAGQVRLRFSKHIRTPAGQVRLSLSKHIRTPAGQVRLRFSKHIRTPAGQVRLRFSKHIRTPAGQVRLRFSKHIRTPAGQVRLRFSKHIRTPAGQVRLRFSKHIRTPAGQVRLSLSKHIRTPSSIYTVIFSLSP from the exons ATGTCAGGAAGAGCCGTCCGCACCACACctgcaggacaggtgagacTCAGGTTCAGTAAGCACATCAGGACACctgcaggacaggtgagacTCAGGTTCAGTAAACACATCAGGACACctgcaggacaggtgagacTCAGGTTCAGTAAACACATCAGGACACctgcaggacaggtgagacTCAGGTTCAGTAAACACATCAGGACACctgcaggacaggtgagacTCAGGTTCAGTAAACACATCAGGACACctgcaggacaggtgagacTCAGGTTCAGTAAACACATCAGGACACctgcaggacaggtgagacTCAGGTTCAGTAAACACATCAGGACACctgcaggacaggtgagacTCAGGTTCAGTAAACACATCAGGACACctgcaggacaggtgagacTCAGGTTCAGTAAACACATCAGGACACctgcaggacaggtgagacTCAGGTTCAGTAAACACATCAGGACACctgcaggacaggtgagacTCAGGTTCAGTAAACACATCAGGACACctgcaggacaggtgagacTCAGTTTAAGTAAACACATCAGGACACctgcaggacag gtgagacTCAGGTTCAGTAAACACATCAGGACACctgcaggacaggtgagacTCAGTTTAAGTAAACACATCAGGACACctgcaggacaggtgagacTCAGGTTCAGTAAACACATCAGGACACctgcaggacaggtgagacTCAGGTTCAGTAAACACATCAGGACACctgcaggacaggtgagacTCAGGTTCAGTAAACACATCAGGACACctgcaggacaggtgagacTCAGGTTCAGTAAACACATTAGGACACctgcaggacaggtgagacTCAGGTTCAGTAAACACATCAGGACACctgcaggacaggtgagacTCAG TTTAAGTAAACACATCAGGACACCTTCCAGTATTTACACAGTGATTTTCTCCCTCAGTCCTTGA